Genomic window (Ostrea edulis chromosome 9, xbOstEdul1.1, whole genome shotgun sequence):
ATCTTTCGCCTCGTAAACGTTTTGtctttaaaaaacattgtaCATCGCTGAAATTTGTTACCCCTTGAATTTTGTTTAAACCTTTTCTAATCAATGCAATCTTTCTACTAAGCACAAAGTGGGGTCACGTTTGTGTGAACAGAATCTACACATggaatttgttttatctataagAGTAAATACTTCTTAAGGCAAACACTTCGAAACTTTCCTCGTATTGATTAGCAACACCGTATCGATCTCATGAAGGCAGTGAAACTAGTAGTTACGGCCACTGGCAagtatatcgcttgggttcaaatttactattaaagagtactctttaaatTCGAACCCAAACGATATAATTATCTGTGGACATTCATTGACGCTGTATCTTATGTAACATGTAGAAGGGGTTGTTTATTTCCACGTAGTTTCCAAATGCTGATCTTTTATTTACGAGAATTTATGATACATTATTTTATTGCACGGCACTGTAAATGATTTCAATGCATATCAAAGTGTGAAGTATAAATTAATCTAAATACGTTCACTTTGAGGTTTAACATATACCTGGTTTGGCAAGGAATCAATgaaaaagatatacatgtaccaccaaAAGTTGTTGTATACCTGCTGATAAAACATACTCCAGTATGTTGTACATTTGATCGTGGTTGCTTCGCGCATCCTTTGGTACAACAGTTGCTAGCAATTTGAACGTTTCTGCTGTGAGAACACCCTTTCGGACCATCTCGGACATGTACGTATCGACAATACGACAGGCCTTTTCCATTTGTCCGTTTTCTGAACTACACGATTCTTCCACTATGTCTCGTAATAGGGATGGAGAGATGATACAGAGGTCTTCTGCAGACAGTGTGCTCAGTAGTTCTCCAGCAGATTTGATTAGAAGTTTTCGACATTTGCAATTATGTGATGTTGCAACTCGGATCACCTTTGTCAACCAATCAATCGTAATTACGTCACTGTACAACGAATCTTCTGGCAAGACCGTGATGATACTGTCTAAAACTTTGGCAATATCGGTTTTCTTTGGCGATTTCGCACGAGGGGATTTGGCGTGACCGTCGCCCGATTCACCACTTTGGGCTGATTTTTCTTCGGATTCCTCGCGGTCGATCACGACTGCAATATATGACGTAGATAGTTCTGCAAGTAACGTCGACTGAACCCCTTGGTCACGTGCTGATAGGATAAGCTTCATATACCAGTCCAACGGAAGACTCAGCAATGCTAATATTGTCTTGTCTTCTCGTCGGTCAGGCATTTGCTTCAAGATATTCGTTGGCGAGCTAAATTTTGTTGGTGGTTTTAGCCAACAATCAATTAAAGCTTCGCAGCAAATGTCGACAATACCGGAAACGTTAGCCAATTCTCCGACTGCAGACGCATACAGAAGAAGTGACGCAATGCATGACGTGGACCTACTCATTTTAGTTGACGTGATGGTGTCATTGAAGAACTTTCCTGCCATGTCAATCAAGTtgccttcacctttcatctgaaGAAATTCTGAGGCGCACCGTACTTGCACAATATTGTTTTTGGATAGATCTATCTTCATATTATAGCAGAAATCGGCCACAATGCTGAATATTTCGGGTCCCCCGGGAAAGCCCATTAATTCCACCTTCTTCACGTCTGCACTATGTGCCAGTTTGCAGAAGTACTCGGATTTCGCGTACAGCGGAAATTTGTGGAGCTTAAAGACCTGCTCGTCCACGGTCACTGTCAGGTCAGACAGATCTCCACTTTCACGAAATTTTGAGAAATCCATAATTGGTTATTTTTCCTTGAATTTCGTGTCTTCTGTTGTTTCAACAAAATAACATGTGTCGAGCACACAGAAATTACATTGACATGCCAGTTTCGTATCAATATGCACAGATATACTTATACTTATTTAAAATAACACACTTTGTATGTCGGCGAGAACTCGCGATCAATATGTGCTTTAATAATCCTTCTATTATTAATCCAATTTTAATCGTCTACAAGGGGAATTGCTATTCCATAACAACAGTAAAACGCATGCACCACTCTACTGGTTTGTTAACTCCCAACTTATACAATCAGGGCATGTTGTATACCTGAcaaaagttttgtttacatGATACGGGTATTTACAAAGCTGACCCGCGACTGCAGGCTTTAACACGATCGAACATTTACTCGggtttatttcattgaacacTAAACTGTGTACTAAATAACTGAATAATTCatctttttatgtttaaattACTTTGTTGCTATAGAAGTGATGTGCATGTCAGATAGTTTCGGTCCACCTAGTTACCGATGAAATAAACACAAGTACCCAGTGGAAATGCATGTTTCTAATTTTtggatttaaaacaaaattgtaaGTCGGTAGAACGCTCGCTTCTTGTGTAGTTTTAAAGTCTTCGTTTCTGAGAGTCGTCGAGGTCGCCCGTCACTCAGACTGAGACGGTCTGAGCTCAGACCACCTGTTCGGTCGTCACTCAGATTGAGACGGTCTGAGCTCGGAGCAACAGTCCGGTTAGGTTTCGCGGTAAAGTCCTGTACTTCAACCAAAAGCTGGAAACAATCCATTCAGAAGCGGTGACTTAGAATATGTTCCTTTAATAAAttatttaatgaattattgaaTTTGTAATGTGTTcctttaataaattattaaatcTTTTCCTTTAATACGAGgactgttcgatatgtaatgtgtattgtaccacagcgcgataacgctttgcacaatttcgtggatgatgatactatgcaatacctttccaacggtataaacacgagccttcagctccacatggttttaaacttataatcatttcaatagagccagttgTTGACCACTGTTgcaaaaatggttgggaaacaggttgagaatattgaagaaattagagcttatataaaagtttgcacaaaactcggtcattcgataatgcagatttttactgaattgggggaagtttatgggtttgataaggtatcttatgagacagttcgtaggtggaaaaagaaatttctgactgacACAGAGTCGTCAAAGATGctgcaaaatctggccgacctttGACTGTAAcgggcaaggcaaatgtctcaaaagtcagggaaataattgaaggtgatggcagatacacgattcgtaatattgccaaagctgttg
Coding sequences:
- the LOC125660391 gene encoding uncharacterized protein LOC125660391, translated to MDFSKFRESGDLSDLTVTVDEQVFKLHKFPLYAKSEYFCKLAHSADVKKVELMGFPGGPEIFSIVADFCYNMKIDLSKNNIVQVRCASEFLQMKGEGNLIDMAGKFFNDTITSTKMSRSTSCIASLLLYASAVGELANVSGIVDICCEALIDCWLKPPTKFSSPTNILKQMPDRREDKTILALLSLPLDWYMKLILSARDQGVQSTLLAELSTSYIAVVIDREESEEKSAQSGESGDGHAKSPRAKSPKKTDIAKVLDSIITVLPEDSLYSDVITIDWLTKVIRVATSHNCKCRKLLIKSAGELLSTLSAEDLCIISPSLLRDIVEESCSSENGQMEKACRIVDTYMSEMVRKGVLTAETFKLLATVVPKDARSNHDQMYNILEYVLSAERDNLTPEQRQELIETVNFTLLNEETLQGALSASIVPATCVAKGAIALCTRLRTDLETARATLQRQDDEIKRLKNAVKRGKTLGTPIMTSSTSSLRDTSFGSVNGARDSDLELLELPTKDQNAGTGYTTSEVLSAVRNKLASATASPYNTFRPLSQEHDISYEEELEYKHDRAFRPMDNTRTKAKHIYGPSYRTYSAYTHRY